One Anas acuta chromosome 32, bAnaAcu1.1, whole genome shotgun sequence DNA segment encodes these proteins:
- the LOC137846401 gene encoding ATPase family AAA domain-containing protein 2-like, producing the protein MLLSRKNLDIFTCVKSDFERTGPGSPDEIVLNDSLSFCGTLQTSKGSENKENGGEDVPRRYNLRQSKPADRYQAPMENKDREWTNSGQPHSVRQKESLENAGSQKCRRRARQRRADDISDSTPSCSSPLLSTCDTEDGGESSEDGESISPRRTFRVKRQKRDLKRVQRDQKKVGRSQGDAMQIDSAIGFENVGGLSEHIAALKEMVIFPLLYPEVFQRFNIQPPRGCLFYGPPGTGKTLVARALASEYSQSDRKISFFMRNASDCMRKYVVESERQLRVLFEQAYQMRPSIIFFDEIDGLAPVRSSKQDHIHRITESQNF; encoded by the exons ATGTTACTGT CAAGAAAGAACCTTGATATCTTCACCTGTGTGAAGTCGGACTTTGAAAGAACTGGACCTGGCAGTCCAGATGAGATTG TACTTAACGATTCGTTGTCATTTTGTGGTACACTACAAACATCAAAAGGAagtgagaacaaagaaaatggtGGTGAAGATGTTCCAAGGCGTTACAACCTTCGACAGAGTAAACCTGCTGACCGCTACCAAGCTCCTATGGAAA ACAAAGATCGAGAGTGGACTAACTCGGGCCAGCCCCATTCTGTCAGACAGAAAGAGTCACTTGAAAATGCTGGGTCACAAAAATGTAGGAGACGTGCCAG ACAGAGACGTGCAGATGACATCAGTGATTCTACACCCTCTTGCTCATCTCCCTTGCTTAGCACGTGTGATACAGAGGACGGTGGTGAGAGCAGTGAGGATGGCGAGAGCATATCTCCAAGAAG GACTTTTCGAGTGAAACGTCAGAAACGGGACCTAAAGAGAGTTCAGAGGGATCAAAAGAAAGTTGGAAGAAGTCAGGGAGATGCAATGCAAATAGATAGTGCG ATTGGATTTGAGAACGTGGGTGGTCTTTCGGAACACATCGCAGCTTTGAAAGAGATGgtgatttttcccctcctgtatCCAGAAGTTTTTCAGCGGTTCAATATTCAGCCCCCAAG AGGCTGTCTATTTTATGGCCCCCCAGGAACAGGGAAAACACTAGTTGCTCGTGCACTTGCCAGTGAATATAGCCAAAGTGACaggaaaatatcattttttatgaGAAATGCTTCGGACTGCATGAGAAAATACGTGGTGGAATCAGAACGCCAACTTCGTGTGTTATTTGAACAG GCCTATCAGATGCGAccttcaattattttctttgacgAGATAGATGGTCTCGCTCCTGTGCGCTCCAGTAAACAAGACcacattcacagaatcacagaatcacagaatttctag